GCCACCAAGATCGTCACCACGCTGTACTCGGACGACGACCACCTGTTCCCTGCCCTTCAGCGCGGCGCCGACGGCTACCTGCTGAAGGAAGACCGCTTCGAGGTGCTGGTGGAAGAGCTGCAGAAGATCGTGCGCGGCCAGCCGCCGCTGTCGCCGGCGATCGCGCGGCGGCTGTTGACGCATTTCCGCCACGGTGGGCGGCTGGATGGCGCGGCGCCCGACTCGGGCTTCACCGTGCCGGGCGAGTTCGTCACCACCAGCGCGCCGGTGCCGATCGAGAAGCTGCCCGACCACGAGCGCCTGACGCCGCGCGAGAGCGAGGTGCTCACCTACCTGAGCAAGGGCTTCACGATCAAGGAGATCGCCAGCCTGATGGGCATCAAGTGGTTCACCGTCAACGACCACATCAAGTCCATCTACAAGAAGCTCAACGTGTCCAGCCGCGCCGAGGCGGCGGTGCTGGCCACCAAGCAGGGCCTGGTCTGAACGGCGCCCGGCCACCGGGCCCGCCGTTCACCCGCCTGCGCTTCGTCGGCCCGCCCATCGCCCTGCGGCCGTGAGCCCGCCCTCCGGCCGCGACGACCGCCCTGGCGGCGTGCCACTGCCGCCCAGCAGCCGCAGCACCGACCCGCCGCCCTGGCCCGCCCAGGGCATGGCCACCGACCCTGGCGCGCGTGCCGCGCCGCGCATGGCGGGCGATCCGCCCACCGAATCCCCCGCCGACTCGGCCTGGACCGAAGCCACCGCCGACGCGCCACGCCGCGCCCCGCAACGCCCGGTGGACGTGGCGCGACGCCTGCTGCTGGTGGGCCTGCTGGGCGTGGTGCTGCTGGCCCTGTGGCTGCGTTGGGCGGCCGCCGAGCCGCATCTGCCCGCCCGCTGGCGCGTGCCCAGCAGCGGGCCGGGGCTCGAGCTGGTGGCCAGCAGCGATCCGGTGCTGGGCGCCCACCGTGGCCAGCGCCTGCTGGCCCTGCGCGACGCCGCCGGCCAGCGGCTGCCGGCCCAGCCCGAGTGGCTGGCACGCTCGCCGCGCTGGATCGTCGATGACCAGGCGCGTGTCGACCTGATGGCCGCGCAGGCCCATCTGGCCACCGCCCAGGCGATGCCCCGGGTGACCCTGGTGTTCGCCACCGCCGCCGGCGGCGAGGCCGAGGTGTCGGTGCCGACCCGGCCGCGCGGCCTGTGGGGCCTGGGCCTGGCCAGCGGCGCACTGGCCGTGCTGGCGCTGCAGCTGTACCTGGTGACGGCGGCGGTGCTGGTGTGGCGCCCTGGGCCGCCGGCCCTGCTGTATGCCGCGATGGCCCTGCCGCAATGCCTGAACCTGCTGCTGATCGGCACCGAGCTGCTGCCCGGCCTGGGCATGAGCCAGGCCCTGGCCAGCGTCGACCTGCGGCTGCGCCTGCTGGCCGATGCCGTGACCTCGGCCGCGCTGGTGCACCTGCTGCTGGTGCATCCGCAGCCGCTGCCGCGCTGGCGCTGGCTGGCCTGGCCGGCCTGGACTGTGGCGCTGGGCCTGGCCGTGATGGCACCACTGCTGCCGCTGCCCGGCCTGTGGTGGTGGACCTCGGGCCTGGGCCTGGGCTGCGGCCTGCTGGGCCTGGCGCTGCTGCGCTGGACCCAGCGCCACGCCCGCCACGCGATGGCCAGCACGCTGCTGTGGCTCACGCTGGCCGGCACCGGCACGCTGGCGCTGCTGCTGCTGGCCATCGGCGTGGCCGGTGGCAGTGCACGCGCACCGGCCGATGTGGCGGTGATCGGCCCGGTGGTGTGGATGGTGTTTTTTGCCGCGCTGCTGATGCTGGCGCCGTTTCTGTCGCGCTCGCAGCAGGTGCTGCGCATGTTTGCGCTGCTGGCCGGCATTGCCAGCACGGTGGCCTCGCTGAACCTGCTGTTCGCGGCGCTGTTTCCGTTTGGCCACCTGGCCGCGCTGCTGCTGGCGCTGCTGGTGGGCCTGGGGCTGTACCACCTGGCCCGCCACTGGATCGTGCGTCAGCTCACCGGCTCGGTGACGGTGAGCGCCGAGCGCATGTTCGACAGCCTGTACCGCGCCGCGCGCGAGCTCGAGCAGTCACCGCGCCAGGCCAGCGAGCAGCTGGGCAAGCTGCTGCGCGAGTTTTTCGATCCGCTGCAGGTCACGCACACGCCACGCACCCTGTCGCGCGTGCGCCTGGCCGGCGATGGCTCGACCCTGGGCGTGCCGGTGCCCGACCTCGGCGACGACGCCCCGCCCGCGGCCACCCGCGGCGCCCTGGTGCTGCGCCACGCGCAGCGCGGCCGGCGCCTGTTCACCGACGAGGACCGCCAGCTCACCGAGCGTGTGATCGAGCAGCTGCGCCGCGCCGTGGCCTACGACCGCGCGGTGGAACACGGCCGCACCGAGGAGCGCACGCGCATCGCGCAAGACCTGCACGACGACATCGGCGCGCGCCTGCTGACGCTGATGTACAAGGCGCCGGATCCCGAGATCGAGGAGTACATCCGCCACACGCTGCAGGACCTGAAG
The genomic region above belongs to Aquabacterium sp. OR-4 and contains:
- a CDS encoding LuxR C-terminal-related transcriptional regulator, encoding MAVKVLILEDNPVARAFLCRVVRESFSDAISITEAGDLETARAQIKLAGGASGLHGVDPFKLILVDLELPDGNGMELLAELGHYPATKIVTTLYSDDDHLFPALQRGADGYLLKEDRFEVLVEELQKIVRGQPPLSPAIARRLLTHFRHGGRLDGAAPDSGFTVPGEFVTTSAPVPIEKLPDHERLTPRESEVLTYLSKGFTIKEIASLMGIKWFTVNDHIKSIYKKLNVSSRAEAAVLATKQGLV
- a CDS encoding sensor histidine kinase, with the protein product MSPPSGRDDRPGGVPLPPSSRSTDPPPWPAQGMATDPGARAAPRMAGDPPTESPADSAWTEATADAPRRAPQRPVDVARRLLLVGLLGVVLLALWLRWAAAEPHLPARWRVPSSGPGLELVASSDPVLGAHRGQRLLALRDAAGQRLPAQPEWLARSPRWIVDDQARVDLMAAQAHLATAQAMPRVTLVFATAAGGEAEVSVPTRPRGLWGLGLASGALAVLALQLYLVTAAVLVWRPGPPALLYAAMALPQCLNLLLIGTELLPGLGMSQALASVDLRLRLLADAVTSAALVHLLLVHPQPLPRWRWLAWPAWTVALGLAVMAPLLPLPGLWWWTSGLGLGCGLLGLALLRWTQRHARHAMASTLLWLTLAGTGTLALLLLAIGVAGGSARAPADVAVIGPVVWMVFFAALLMLAPFLSRSQQVLRMFALLAGIASTVASLNLLFAALFPFGHLAALLLALLVGLGLYHLARHWIVRQLTGSVTVSAERMFDSLYRAARELEQSPRQASEQLGKLLREFFDPLQVTHTPRTLSRVRLAGDGSTLGVPVPDLGDDAPPAATRGALVLRHAQRGRRLFTDEDRQLTERVIEQLRRAVAYDRAVEHGRTEERTRIAQDLHDDIGARLLTLMYKAPDPEIEEYIRHTLQDLKTLTRGLAASNHRLSHAAAEWKSDITQRLSATGCDLHWSFSTERDLTLNVVQWSALTRVMRELVNNIISHAQATQVEITVHVDRGRFTLTMLDDGIGRAPALWAHGLGLGGVRKRVKQLGGQVQWLEQAGRGIRCEVQVPLRVSPDAGQA